Proteins encoded in a region of the Nitrospirota bacterium genome:
- a CDS encoding PAS domain S-box protein gives MHLRLKALIVFRALFVSLLLGSAFIFKIEFFPNPRAISFFIIALYSLTILYVLLIQRIKKVFLFAYIQLVLDVFAEIALIYITGGIESWFSFTLILTVMSSSIVLNQKAGYIVASMSCILYGAMLDLQFYGLIPIPYERTMLEKQFLYNIFIHTISLYVTAYLAGYLSSRLEKTTEELAEKDTHLRDLELFNMKVIESLPSGLVTTDIEGKVLIFNRAAEQITGTAKQEIIGRTIEHGLPFLKIPIREGRQDGVLNRHNHEKKIIGIHISILRDISGKETGFIGIFQDLTALKELENEMKNKEKWAAIGELSANIAHEIRNPLASLRGSIEMLREGRIPEKYRDKLMGIAINETERLNTIVTDFLTYSRPKPLDIQNADLNALLRDTLELLRNRAQSMGDIIVRPECDGELIVSLDPQKIRQVFWNLGINALEAMEKGGELTVSTKETPDKISVIFSDTGFGMAAEDLERIFYPFHTTKDKGTGLGLSIALRIVEEHQGRIVVKSKLGSGTTFEIILPRTYGK, from the coding sequence ATGCATCTAAGACTCAAGGCCCTGATTGTATTCAGGGCCTTGTTTGTCAGCCTGCTCCTTGGCTCTGCATTCATTTTTAAAATAGAATTTTTTCCAAACCCCCGTGCCATATCTTTTTTTATTATTGCGCTCTATAGCCTCACCATACTGTATGTCCTGCTTATACAGCGCATTAAAAAGGTTTTTCTCTTTGCTTACATTCAGCTCGTCCTCGATGTCTTTGCCGAGATAGCGCTTATCTATATTACGGGCGGCATTGAGAGCTGGTTCTCCTTTACCCTGATCCTTACGGTGATGTCCTCAAGCATAGTGCTTAATCAGAAAGCCGGTTACATTGTCGCAAGCATGAGCTGCATCCTGTATGGAGCCATGCTCGATTTGCAATTTTACGGCCTGATACCTATCCCCTACGAAAGGACCATGCTGGAAAAACAGTTTCTGTATAATATTTTTATTCATACCATCTCGCTCTATGTTACCGCCTATCTTGCGGGCTATCTCTCCTCGCGGCTCGAAAAGACCACAGAGGAGCTTGCCGAGAAAGACACGCATCTCAGAGACCTGGAGCTTTTTAACATGAAGGTTATCGAGAGCCTGCCGAGCGGTCTTGTTACGACCGATATTGAGGGAAAGGTGCTTATCTTTAACAGAGCTGCCGAGCAGATTACCGGCACGGCAAAACAGGAGATTATCGGCAGGACCATAGAGCATGGCCTGCCATTCCTGAAAATTCCGATCAGGGAAGGACGGCAGGATGGGGTCCTGAACAGACATAATCATGAGAAGAAGATCATCGGGATACACATTTCTATCCTGAGGGATATCAGCGGCAAGGAAACAGGGTTCATCGGCATCTTTCAGGATCTGACTGCGCTGAAAGAACTCGAAAATGAGATGAAGAACAAGGAAAAATGGGCGGCAATAGGCGAACTGTCTGCGAATATCGCACATGAGATCAGAAATCCGCTCGCATCCCTCAGGGGATCCATAGAGATGCTCAGGGAGGGCAGGATCCCGGAAAAGTACCGTGACAAGCTTATGGGAATAGCTATCAATGAGACGGAGAGGCTCAATACTATTGTGACAGATTTTCTCACCTATTCAAGGCCAAAGCCGCTTGATATTCAGAACGCGGACCTGAATGCGCTTCTGCGCGATACGCTTGAACTCCTTCGAAACAGAGCGCAGAGCATGGGGGATATCATTGTCCGTCCGGAATGCGATGGGGAACTGATTGTTTCTTTGGATCCGCAGAAGATAAGGCAGGTCTTCTGGAACCTCGGCATCAACGCCCTTGAGGCCATGGAAAAGGGCGGTGAGCTGACGGTCTCAACAAAGGAAACGCCGGATAAGATATCGGTCATATTTTCCGACACGGGCTTCGGCATGGCTGCCGAGGACCTGGAGAGGATCTTTTATCCCTTTCATACCACAAAAGATAAGGGGACCGGGCTCGGATTGTCTATTGCGCTCAGGATCGTGGAGGAGCATCAGGGAAGGATCGTGGTAAAGAGCAAGCTTGGCTCAGGGACGACCTTTGAGATCATACTACCGAGGACCTATGGAAAATAA
- a CDS encoding sigma-54-dependent Fis family transcriptional regulator, with translation MENKGRILIIEDEKSMREVLNILLEEEGYETLSASDGQDGIRMIQEDIFDIVITDIRMPRADGFEVLRKVKEISPTSIVIMITAFGTTESTIEAMKLGAYDYIHKPFKIDEIRLIINKAFEKKRLSEEISVLREKVQTTYRIENIIGKSPRMQELFRLIPKVAQSSSTVLITGESGCGKELVAAALHNLSMRKNKNFVTINCATFPEGLLETELFGHVKGSFTGAVQNKEGLFEIADQGTILLDEIAEMPLSLQPKLLRVLENGIFRRVGGVADITVDVRVLSATNRNLAEAIAEGKFREDLFYRLNVIPLHMPPLRERPEDIPLLLDHFFRKFSGGSKKLTSEALRILMKYPWKGNVRELENMVERVVLLTEGDAILPEDLPEEFFLTSRKDTGLPAVDDEGVDLEKIIEEIEKDYLLKALAKANGSKTDAAKLLNLSFRSFRHRLYKYGIK, from the coding sequence ATGGAAAATAAAGGCAGAATTCTTATTATTGAAGACGAAAAGAGCATGCGCGAGGTGCTTAATATCCTGCTGGAGGAGGAGGGGTATGAGACCCTGTCAGCCTCAGACGGGCAGGACGGCATCAGGATGATCCAGGAGGACATTTTCGATATCGTGATCACGGACATCAGGATGCCGAGAGCAGACGGCTTTGAGGTCCTCAGGAAAGTGAAAGAAATATCGCCTACCAGTATTGTGATCATGATCACTGCCTTCGGCACAACAGAATCGACCATAGAAGCAATGAAGCTGGGGGCGTACGACTACATTCACAAGCCCTTCAAGATCGATGAGATCCGTCTTATCATTAACAAGGCCTTTGAGAAGAAGAGGCTCAGCGAGGAGATCTCTGTTCTCAGAGAGAAGGTTCAGACCACCTACCGCATTGAGAACATCATCGGCAAAAGCCCCAGGATGCAGGAACTTTTCAGGCTGATCCCAAAAGTTGCCCAGAGCAGTTCGACCGTGCTGATCACCGGCGAGAGCGGCTGCGGCAAGGAACTGGTCGCTGCAGCCCTGCATAACCTGAGTATGAGAAAGAACAAGAACTTTGTCACGATCAACTGTGCCACCTTCCCGGAAGGGCTTCTTGAAACAGAACTCTTTGGCCATGTCAAGGGATCCTTCACCGGTGCTGTACAGAACAAGGAGGGGCTCTTCGAGATCGCTGACCAGGGGACCATCCTCCTTGACGAAATAGCTGAAATGCCGCTGTCCCTCCAGCCGAAGCTGCTGCGGGTGCTCGAGAACGGCATATTTAGAAGGGTGGGCGGCGTAGCAGACATTACGGTCGATGTCAGGGTACTATCTGCGACAAACAGGAACCTGGCCGAAGCAATAGCAGAAGGGAAATTCCGGGAGGACCTTTTCTACCGGCTGAATGTCATCCCTTTGCATATGCCGCCGCTGAGGGAACGGCCTGAGGATATCCCGCTTCTGCTGGACCATTTTTTCCGCAAGTTTTCCGGAGGCTCGAAGAAGCTCACTTCAGAAGCGCTTCGCATACTCATGAAGTATCCCTGGAAAGGCAATGTGCGGGAGCTTGAGAATATGGTCGAGAGAGTTGTCCTGCTGACTGAAGGAGATGCCATTTTGCCGGAAGACCTTCCCGAAGAGTTCTTTCTAACTTCACGCAAGGATACAGGCCTCCCCGCTGTTGATGACGAGGGCGTTGACCTTGAAAAGATTATTGAGGAGATCGAAAAGGACTATCTCCTGAAGGCATTGGCAAAGGCTAATGGCAGCAAGACCGATGCTGCAAAGCTTCTCAATCTTTCATTCAGGTCTTTCAGACACCGCTTATATAAATACGGGATAAAGTGA
- the fdhD gene encoding formate dehydrogenase accessory sulfurtransferase FdhD, with translation MDISSRVNIVKIRDASVEEVEDVVAVEKKVRISVNGDHALSLYCSPQMIREFVVGVVFNEGLISGGWCAERISITYGDEINVDIPASGTIAAGEKVVTSGCAGGISLNRQLPENKISDPAVFDLQDIRALYHEFQKRSEGYKATGGVHSAALADSQHILVFTEDIGRHNAVDKVIGYALLEDIPFPGKIMLASGRLSSEIVLKCGRCGIPVIISRAAPTSLSVEIAASSGVTLIGFARGDRMNIYTGKERIRL, from the coding sequence ATGGACATATCGAGCAGAGTCAACATAGTGAAGATCAGAGATGCCTCTGTCGAAGAGGTCGAGGATGTTGTTGCTGTTGAAAAAAAAGTAAGAATATCAGTGAATGGCGATCACGCACTCAGCCTCTATTGCAGTCCGCAGATGATCAGGGAGTTTGTCGTCGGCGTGGTCTTCAATGAGGGTCTTATCTCAGGGGGATGGTGTGCAGAGAGGATATCGATCACCTATGGCGATGAGATCAATGTGGATATTCCGGCGAGCGGTACGATCGCTGCAGGTGAAAAGGTTGTCACCTCTGGCTGCGCCGGCGGCATAAGCCTGAACAGACAGCTTCCCGAAAATAAAATATCTGATCCCGCGGTCTTTGATCTTCAGGATATAAGGGCACTGTACCATGAATTTCAAAAAAGATCTGAAGGATATAAGGCAACGGGCGGAGTCCATAGCGCAGCCCTTGCAGACAGCCAGCACATACTCGTCTTTACCGAGGATATCGGCAGACATAATGCCGTGGACAAGGTGATCGGGTATGCGCTTCTTGAAGACATACCCTTCCCCGGAAAGATCATGCTTGCAAGCGGCAGGCTCTCGTCTGAGATCGTTCTGAAATGCGGACGCTGCGGCATCCCGGTGATCATCAGCAGGGCAGCGCCTACGAGCCTTTCCGTTGAGATCGCTGCTTCGTCCGGCGTGACCCTTATCGGGTTTGCCCGCGGAGACAGAATGAATATCTATACAGGAAAGGAGAGGATACGACTATAG
- a CDS encoding universal stress protein gives MYKKILAAVNEHLNSEVAARYALHLAKENNAKFYICFVAGKCMSQHNCRTAEDAVKRLFNEAKDLNVHAESIAEMGDPVADIRKIVQHENISIVFAATRREDIKRRFYAGTIARSLSLKLPCSVALVRVVHSGRVHPGKILVPLKEKLDHVTERASFVTHMAHAFGSKVFVFHAPRPLTKFFHGEIHLTEPEWSERRSQDIAHFMTYLKEHDIEHEGRHLPGQTARNITIEAFAKRHDLIIMGASERNLLTSLLKGNPVEEVLKDTPCDLIILKPRHED, from the coding sequence ATGTATAAGAAGATCCTTGCTGCGGTCAATGAACATCTGAACTCTGAAGTTGCTGCGCGCTATGCCCTGCATCTTGCGAAAGAAAATAACGCAAAGTTCTATATCTGTTTTGTTGCCGGGAAATGTATGTCGCAGCATAACTGCCGGACAGCCGAGGATGCAGTAAAACGTCTTTTCAATGAGGCAAAGGACCTGAACGTGCATGCTGAGAGCATTGCCGAAATGGGCGATCCTGTCGCAGATATCAGGAAGATCGTTCAGCATGAGAATATCAGCATTGTTTTTGCCGCAACGCGGCGGGAAGACATAAAAAGAAGGTTCTATGCAGGTACGATAGCGCGGAGTCTTTCCCTGAAGCTTCCCTGCTCGGTTGCCCTGGTGCGCGTAGTACATTCAGGGAGAGTGCATCCCGGCAAGATACTGGTCCCGCTCAAAGAAAAACTCGATCACGTTACCGAGCGCGCCTCCTTTGTCACGCATATGGCCCATGCCTTCGGCTCAAAGGTCTTTGTCTTCCATGCCCCAAGACCCCTGACGAAATTCTTTCATGGGGAGATCCATCTGACAGAGCCGGAGTGGTCGGAGCGCAGATCACAGGACATCGCGCATTTCATGACCTATCTTAAAGAGCATGACATTGAACATGAAGGCCGTCACCTGCCCGGACAAACTGCCCGGAACATTACCATAGAAGCATTCGCAAAAAGACATGACCTTATCATCATGGGAGCAAGCGAGCGGAACCTTCTGACATCCCTGTTGAAAGGCAATCCGGTTGAAGAAGTGCTTAAAGACACACCCTGCGACCTGATCATTCTGAAACCGCGTCATGAGGATTAA
- a CDS encoding cation-transporting P-type ATPase: protein MRINGLSKEEALRQLVSSEEGLSEAEAAKRLSESGFNEIREVHKTRLTLRFFSQFTHFLAILLWVGAGLSFLSDYLHSGEGMATLGFAIIGVIVINAIFTFIQEYRAEKALEALKKLLPFQVRIMREGKEKQVHSREVVPGDIVFFSEGDRIPADTRLIESSTLKVNNAALTGESEASLRDHSPFQGELPDSPNIVFAGTTVTSGSGKGLVFATGMSTEFGRIAHLTSAVESGLSPLQKEITRTTRIIAVLATIIGLSFFVIGHFMGRVFWENFIFAIGVIVALVPEGMLPTVTLALAMASQRMAKRKALIKNLSSVETLGCVTVICTDKTGTLTQNRMTASKIWTDNRITEAKDYRPQATDVLMQAAFLCNNARYADNEYQGDPTETALLKLATEGMGSLDAERISEIPFDPDRKRMTTLNRIGDKKYVFSKGAMESILPLCSRYLIDGANQEMNELFRKQAMNAYHQLMDSGLRVLAFAYKTAANSDQLSVISSQSPIPGPQALESDLVFLGLIGLEDPPRPEVPDALTKCHGAGIRVIMITGDGSRTAVAIAREIGLVRGEPVVIEGSELVTMNDHELREKLSAKEIIFARMTPKHKMRVVSILKEQGERVAVTGDGVNDAPALKMADIGIAMGISGTDVAKEASDMILLDDNFATIINAVEEGRAVFENIRKFIVYFFTSNVAELVPFVIFVIFRVPLPLTIMQVLAIDLGTDLIPGLALGAEKPTKGLMALPPRSPREKLLNAKVLSLVFLFLGSIEASAGLFGFFHVMEQGGWQWGEMLPPNNILYIQATTACLTGIVIAQVANVFACRSFRESVFSIGFFTNRLIFVGIAFELALQFFIVYHPWGNRIFSTYPIAMSTWLVLIPFAFVLFFAEEARKAIMRYNHPLSSSKSTFSL from the coding sequence ATGAGGATTAACGGCCTCTCGAAGGAGGAAGCCCTCAGGCAGCTTGTCAGTTCTGAGGAAGGCCTGTCAGAAGCAGAGGCAGCCAAACGATTGTCTGAGAGCGGTTTCAACGAGATCAGGGAGGTGCATAAGACACGTCTCACCCTGCGCTTTTTTAGCCAGTTCACACATTTTCTTGCGATCCTGCTTTGGGTTGGTGCAGGCCTCTCGTTCCTTTCCGACTATCTCCATTCCGGTGAAGGCATGGCAACCCTCGGTTTTGCGATCATCGGCGTCATTGTAATCAATGCAATTTTCACCTTTATTCAGGAATACCGTGCAGAAAAAGCTCTCGAGGCGCTAAAGAAACTTTTGCCCTTCCAGGTAAGGATCATGAGGGAAGGAAAGGAAAAACAGGTCCATTCCCGGGAGGTCGTGCCCGGAGACATTGTTTTTTTTTCAGAAGGAGACAGGATACCGGCTGACACACGCCTGATCGAAAGCTCAACGCTCAAGGTGAATAACGCTGCCCTGACGGGTGAGTCAGAGGCAAGCCTCAGAGACCATAGCCCTTTTCAGGGAGAGCTGCCGGATAGTCCCAATATTGTGTTTGCCGGAACAACCGTAACAAGCGGCTCGGGCAAGGGACTGGTCTTCGCAACCGGCATGAGCACAGAGTTCGGAAGAATTGCCCATCTAACCAGCGCTGTTGAATCAGGCCTGAGCCCGCTTCAGAAAGAGATAACCCGGACCACCAGGATCATAGCCGTTCTTGCTACGATCATCGGCCTCAGTTTCTTTGTCATCGGCCATTTCATGGGAAGGGTCTTTTGGGAGAACTTCATCTTTGCGATAGGAGTTATTGTGGCGCTGGTCCCTGAGGGCATGCTGCCGACCGTCACCCTTGCCCTTGCCATGGCAAGTCAGAGGATGGCAAAAAGAAAGGCCCTCATCAAAAACCTTTCTTCTGTAGAGACCCTGGGCTGTGTAACCGTGATCTGCACTGACAAGACCGGTACGCTGACCCAGAACAGGATGACTGCATCAAAAATATGGACAGATAACAGGATCACTGAGGCAAAGGACTATAGGCCGCAGGCAACAGACGTGCTGATGCAGGCTGCGTTCCTCTGCAATAATGCCCGCTATGCTGATAACGAATACCAGGGCGATCCCACAGAAACGGCTCTTCTAAAGCTCGCAACAGAAGGCATGGGCAGTCTCGATGCAGAGCGCATTTCAGAGATACCTTTTGACCCTGACCGCAAGAGGATGACAACACTGAACAGGATCGGAGATAAAAAATACGTCTTCTCAAAAGGCGCAATGGAGAGCATTTTGCCTTTATGCAGCAGATACCTGATTGACGGGGCGAATCAGGAGATGAATGAGCTGTTCCGCAAGCAGGCGATGAATGCATATCATCAGCTGATGGACAGCGGCCTGCGGGTACTTGCGTTTGCGTATAAAACGGCAGCGAACAGTGATCAGCTGTCAGTAATCAGCTCCCAATCCCCAATCCCTGGCCCCCAGGCCCTTGAATCTGATCTCGTCTTCCTCGGATTGATCGGGCTTGAAGACCCGCCGCGTCCTGAAGTTCCTGATGCCTTAACAAAATGCCATGGGGCAGGGATCAGGGTGATCATGATCACCGGCGATGGAAGCAGAACAGCCGTTGCCATAGCGCGCGAGATAGGCCTGGTAAGAGGAGAGCCGGTCGTTATAGAAGGCTCCGAGCTCGTCACTATGAATGACCATGAACTGCGAGAAAAACTCTCTGCAAAAGAGATCATCTTTGCGCGTATGACGCCCAAGCACAAGATGCGGGTCGTCTCGATTCTGAAAGAGCAGGGAGAACGGGTTGCCGTAACAGGCGATGGCGTCAATGATGCCCCTGCGCTCAAGATGGCAGACATAGGCATCGCCATGGGCATCTCAGGCACAGACGTAGCAAAAGAAGCGTCAGACATGATACTGCTCGACGACAACTTTGCCACGATCATCAATGCGGTCGAGGAAGGCAGGGCAGTATTTGAAAATATACGAAAATTTATTGTCTACTTTTTCACTTCGAATGTTGCTGAACTGGTGCCGTTCGTCATTTTTGTGATCTTCAGAGTGCCACTGCCTCTGACAATCATGCAGGTGCTTGCCATCGACCTGGGGACTGACCTGATCCCAGGTCTCGCTCTCGGGGCCGAAAAACCGACAAAAGGTCTGATGGCATTGCCTCCCCGCAGCCCCCGGGAGAAGCTGCTGAATGCGAAAGTGCTCTCTCTGGTCTTTCTTTTTCTCGGCTCGATCGAGGCTTCAGCAGGTCTCTTCGGATTTTTCCATGTTATGGAACAGGGCGGATGGCAATGGGGTGAGATGCTGCCTCCCAATAACATCCTCTATATTCAGGCAACTACAGCCTGTCTTACCGGCATCGTGATCGCACAGGTAGCAAATGTCTTTGCCTGCAGGTCATTCAGGGAATCTGTCTTCAGCATCGGGTTCTTCACGAACAGGCTGATATTTGTCGGCATAGCCTTTGAGCTGGCACTCCAGTTCTTCATTGTGTACCACCCTTGGGGAAACAGGATATTCAGCACTTATCCGATCGCCATGAGCACATGGCTTGTGCTCATCCCCTTTGCCTTTGTCCTCTTCTTTGCCGAAGAAGCGAGGAAAGCAATTATGCGATATAATCACCCGCTCAGTTCATCAAAATCCACTTTTAGTCTGTAA
- a CDS encoding response regulator — protein MAEDKGLILLIEDEPQMRRFLRITLQGHGYRLIESGTGQDGLTQAATRNPDVVLLDLGLPDIDGIEVTKRLREWTQIPIIVLSAREQEEDKIRALDAGADDYLTKPFGAGELLARIRVALRHTATQHGEEEAVFVLDNLKVDLVKRQVLLDDREVHLTPIEYRLLTTLIKHSGKVITHSQLMKEVWGPAYVNQSHYLRIYMAQLRHKLEADPARPRFFINEPGVGYRLKVDFDELSG, from the coding sequence ATGGCCGAGGATAAGGGATTAATACTCCTGATCGAGGACGAGCCGCAGATGCGCCGCTTCCTGCGGATAACGCTCCAGGGTCACGGGTACCGCCTTATTGAGTCGGGTACGGGACAGGATGGCTTGACTCAGGCAGCAACACGAAATCCGGATGTCGTGCTGCTCGATCTCGGCCTGCCCGATATCGACGGAATTGAGGTTACGAAAAGGCTGCGGGAGTGGACTCAGATCCCTATCATTGTTCTTTCTGCACGGGAACAGGAAGAGGATAAGATCAGGGCGCTTGATGCAGGCGCAGACGACTATCTGACCAAGCCCTTTGGCGCAGGCGAACTATTAGCCAGAATTCGAGTGGCGCTCCGTCATACGGCAACGCAGCATGGCGAAGAGGAGGCAGTCTTTGTTCTGGACAACCTGAAGGTCGACCTTGTGAAGAGGCAGGTGTTGCTTGATGACAGAGAAGTGCATCTGACCCCTATTGAATACCGGCTCCTGACGACACTGATAAAACATTCCGGCAAGGTCATTACCCACAGTCAGCTGATGAAGGAGGTCTGGGGCCCTGCATATGTGAACCAGAGCCATTATCTGCGCATCTATATGGCCCAGCTTCGCCATAAGCTGGAGGCTGATCCTGCGCGGCCGCGTTTCTTCATTAATGAACCCGGTGTCGGTTACAGACTAAAAGTGGATTTTGATGAACTGAGCGGGTGA
- a CDS encoding DUF4118 domain-containing protein, whose product MIKIAGRGWLLSIGSVAVCTVLAGIFSPYVTHVDLAMIYLLGIVVTASFSSKGPSLLATLLSVAAFDFFFIPPYFTFAVHDARYVVTFAVMFVVAVVISRLTLRVREQATAAQQALLRAETEALRSTMLSSVSHDLRTPLAAITGAATTLLQQDAILDQHNKQELTKTIAEEADHLNQIIRNVLDMTRLESRAITIKKEWQSLEEIVGVVLNRLSGKLKDRHVAVSLPGDLPLIPFDPLLIEQVLMNLFDNALKYTPARTPLEISASVTESEVTIEIADRGPGLPHAGEERIFEKFVRGPGPGGGIGLGLAICRAIVTAHGGSIWAENRIGKGAAFRFTLPLEGEQPLMEKE is encoded by the coding sequence ATGATCAAGATAGCTGGACGCGGCTGGCTCCTGAGCATCGGCAGTGTTGCCGTCTGTACGGTCCTGGCAGGTATTTTTTCACCATACGTTACCCATGTCGATCTTGCGATGATATACCTCCTGGGAATCGTTGTTACCGCAAGCTTCAGCAGTAAGGGACCATCTCTCCTGGCCACACTTCTGAGCGTCGCTGCCTTTGATTTCTTTTTTATTCCCCCATACTTTACCTTTGCGGTGCACGATGCACGATACGTCGTTACCTTTGCTGTAATGTTCGTCGTTGCTGTTGTGATCAGCAGATTAACCCTGCGAGTGCGTGAACAGGCAACTGCAGCGCAGCAGGCGCTTTTAAGGGCTGAGACCGAGGCGCTGCGAAGCACTATGCTCAGTTCGGTTTCGCATGACCTTAGGACCCCGCTTGCAGCTATTACCGGCGCTGCAACGACCCTTCTGCAGCAGGACGCAATTCTTGATCAGCACAATAAGCAAGAGCTTACAAAGACCATTGCTGAAGAAGCTGACCACCTGAACCAGATCATCCGTAATGTGCTGGATATGACACGCCTTGAATCCAGGGCCATAACCATAAAGAAGGAATGGCAGTCCCTGGAGGAGATCGTCGGGGTTGTGCTGAACCGGCTTTCTGGAAAGCTCAAAGATCGTCATGTCGCAGTCAGCCTTCCTGGAGATCTGCCGCTGATCCCCTTTGACCCTCTGCTTATTGAGCAGGTCCTTATGAATCTGTTTGATAATGCACTTAAATATACGCCCGCCCGGACGCCGCTTGAGATCTCCGCATCTGTCACGGAATCCGAAGTGACGATAGAAATTGCTGACAGAGGTCCGGGTCTTCCTCATGCAGGCGAAGAACGCATCTTTGAGAAGTTTGTGCGCGGCCCAGGACCCGGGGGCGGCATCGGCTTGGGACTGGCGATCTGTCGGGCAATTGTAACTGCCCACGGTGGCAGCATATGGGCCGAAAATCGCATTGGCAAAGGAGCAGCCTTCCGCTTCACCCTTCCGTTGGAAGGTGAACAGCCGTTGATGGAAAAGGAATGA
- a CDS encoding APC family permease gives MSLKSFLIGSPIETIKEKHERLSKTMGLAVFSSDPLSSVAYGTEEILFALVVGGAAFLNYLLPIAAAIVVLVLIVATSYYQTIHAYSSGGGAYIVAKDNLGDYPGLVAGAALLIDYVLTVTVSVSAGIAAITSAFPLMRDHTVSLCLFAILFISLMNLRGVRESGKAFSLPVYVFIGGLLLLIGASFANSFSHPSVAYAALREPASAIFPAFIILKAFASGCATLTGIEAVSNGVKAFKAPEAKNAGITLIWMAVTLAILTVGIAYYAHYYAILPNENETVLSQLTRTIFSKGPIYYGIQFATALILILAANTSYADFPRLSSIMANDRYLPRQLSNRGDKLVFSNGILILGFLSALLLVLFRGDTHSLIPLYAVGVFTAFTLSQVGMVKHWMREKGRGWIKSAVINGIGGLVTGVVLIIIAVEKFSQGAWMVLVAIPVLVFLTRKVHQHYQSVADQLSIDGCVIEEMDYQHHSVIIPISGMQQAVIGAIRYGKALSDDVTAVYVYIDPVETRKMKEKWDSRCMGVKLEILHSPYRSVTEPLMDYIDGIRDHYPDGVITVVLPEFVPTRWWHHLLHNQTALFLKGILLFKKGVVSTSVPFHLRK, from the coding sequence ATGTCTCTCAAGAGTTTTCTTATCGGCAGTCCCATTGAAACCATCAAGGAAAAGCACGAACGCCTCTCAAAGACCATGGGTCTGGCCGTCTTTTCCTCTGACCCCCTCTCATCCGTAGCATATGGAACTGAAGAGATCCTTTTTGCCCTTGTGGTCGGCGGAGCAGCATTTCTGAACTACCTTCTGCCGATCGCTGCAGCGATCGTGGTGCTCGTATTGATCGTGGCAACATCGTATTACCAGACGATCCATGCATATTCCTCGGGCGGCGGCGCGTATATCGTTGCAAAGGACAATCTTGGCGACTATCCCGGTCTTGTGGCAGGGGCGGCCCTCCTGATCGACTATGTGCTTACGGTTACGGTCAGCGTCTCTGCAGGCATTGCTGCCATAACCTCAGCCTTTCCCCTGATGCGCGACCATACGGTCTCACTCTGCCTCTTTGCCATATTGTTCATCTCGCTCATGAACCTGAGAGGCGTGCGGGAATCAGGCAAGGCATTTTCGCTGCCGGTATATGTCTTCATCGGCGGTCTGCTGCTGCTCATCGGAGCAAGCTTTGCAAACTCCTTTTCACATCCATCTGTCGCTTATGCAGCCCTCAGGGAGCCTGCCTCGGCAATATTCCCTGCCTTCATCATTTTGAAGGCCTTTGCCTCGGGCTGTGCCACACTCACCGGCATAGAAGCAGTCTCCAACGGCGTCAAGGCATTCAAGGCACCTGAGGCAAAAAATGCCGGCATCACGCTTATCTGGATGGCTGTTACGCTGGCCATACTCACCGTCGGCATCGCATACTACGCGCATTATTATGCTATCCTGCCGAACGAGAACGAGACTGTGCTTTCGCAGCTCACCAGAACGATCTTTTCGAAAGGGCCCATCTATTATGGCATTCAGTTTGCCACAGCGCTCATCCTGATCCTCGCAGCCAATACGTCATATGCGGATTTTCCGCGGCTTTCCTCGATCATGGCAAATGACCGGTACCTGCCGAGACAGCTCAGCAACCGCGGAGACAAGCTGGTATTTTCGAACGGCATACTTATCCTTGGTTTCCTCTCTGCCCTGCTGCTCGTGCTCTTCAGGGGTGACACCCATTCCCTTATTCCGCTCTATGCTGTCGGCGTCTTTACGGCCTTTACCCTTTCCCAGGTCGGCATGGTGAAGCACTGGATGCGAGAAAAAGGAAGAGGCTGGATCAAGAGTGCAGTGATAAACGGTATTGGAGGTCTTGTCACCGGTGTAGTTCTGATAATCATTGCTGTCGAAAAATTCAGCCAGGGGGCCTGGATGGTGCTGGTCGCCATACCGGTGCTTGTGTTTCTAACAAGAAAGGTCCATCAGCATTATCAGTCCGTTGCCGATCAGCTCTCAATTGACGGGTGTGTTATCGAGGAAATGGATTATCAGCACCACTCGGTCATCATCCCGATCTCAGGCATGCAGCAGGCGGTCATCGGGGCTATAAGATACGGAAAGGCGCTCTCTGATGATGTCACGGCTGTTTATGTATACATAGACCCTGTCGAGACCAGAAAGATGAAGGAGAAGTGGGACTCCCGCTGCATGGGAGTAAAACTCGAGATCCTGCATTCTCCTTACCGGTCAGTAACAGAGCCTCTCATGGACTATATAGACGGCATACGAGACCATTACCCGGACGGTGTTATCACGGTGGTGCTGCCGGAGTTCGTGCCGACCAGGTGGTGGCATCACCTTCTGCATAACCAGACGGCTCTATTTCTCAAAGGGATACTGCTCTTCAAAAAAGGAGTCGTTTCGACCAGCGTGCCGTTCCATCTGAGAAAATAG